The Colletes latitarsis isolate SP2378_abdomen chromosome 1, iyColLati1, whole genome shotgun sequence genome has a segment encoding these proteins:
- the LOC143345061 gene encoding uncharacterized protein LOC143345061 encodes MKCVFLILGVLVVATYGRHVHESPTHEVLHSKDHDGHWKETISKDGKEIDIEEVITDNGQLHSKHHRISCNQREPQYINGDTSEQYEEQQQSEAESIQSIEEGQTQLSQQSSISAQQGSSLVGSQSLQEQSQASEQSSISAQQQQQSAAQSSQASQQSTSQASAQSSQSAQQQQQQQQQQQQQQQQQQQQQASAQSSQASQQAQAQASEQSSVSAQQGSSVAVSQSAQAQSQASESSSGTLSSVHEGLKYLYNNGVNALKSLHHAVIGKTSESGAQNQIQESEQEQLQSAIESSQASQLSASQASTQGTQSAQQQQQQQQQQQQQQQAAAQSSQASQVSAQSSQSAQQQQQQQQQQQQQQQAAAQSSQVSQVSAQSSQSAQQQQQQQQQQQQQAAAQSSQASQQQQQQQQQAAAQSSQASQVSAQSSQSAQQQQQQQQQQQQQQQQQQQQQQQAAAQSSQASQVSAQSSQSAQQQQQQQQQQQQQQQAAAQSSQASQVSAQSSQSAQQQQQQQQQQQQQAAAQSSQASQVSAQSSQSTQQQQQQQQQQQQQAAAQSSQASQVSAQSSQSAQQQQQQQQQQQQHGCTE; translated from the exons ATGAAGTGCGTTTTCTTGATACTCGGCGTTCTCGTGGTAGCGACTTATGGACGACATGTCCATGAATCACCTACCCACGAAGTTTTACACTCCAAGGATCACGATGGCCACTGGAAGGAAACG ATTTCTAAGGATGGAAAAGAAATAGACATAGAAGAAGTCATTACCGACAACGGACAACTACACTCGAAACACCACAGGATCTCATGTAATCAAAGAGAACCACAATACATAAATGGAGACACGTCAGAACAGTATGAGGAACAGCAACAATCGGAAGCCGAAAGCATACAATCTATAGAGGAGGGGCAGACACAATTAAGTCAACAAAGCTCCATATCAGCACAACAGGGATCCTCATTAGTCGGCAGCCAATCCTTACAGGAACAATCTCAGGCAAGTGAACAGAGCTCCATATCAgcacagcagcagcaacaatccGCTGCACAAAGCAGCCAAGCATCCCAACAGTCGACCTCTCAGGCTAGcgcacagagctcccaatctgcacagcaacaacaacagcagcagcagcagcaacaacaacagcagcagcagcagcaacaacaacaagcaTCTGCACAGAGCAGCCAG GCTTCCCAACAGGCACAAGCTCAGGCAAGTGAACAGAGCTCAGTATCAGCACAACAGGGATCCTCAGTAGCCGTCAGCCAATCCGCCCAGGCACAGTCACAGGCAAGCGAATCCAGCAGCGGCACTCTGTCGTCCGTCCACGAAGGTCTTAAATACTTGTATAACAACGGTGTTAATGCACTAAAGAGTTTGCATCATGCAGTAATTGGTAAGACATCAGAATCAGGAGCCCAGAATCAAATACAAGAATCTGAACAGGAGCAACTACAATCAGCTATCGAAAGTAGTCAGGCCTCACAGCTGTCAGCGTCTCAGGCAAGCACACAGGGCACCCAATCTgcacaacaacagcaacagcagcagcagcaacaacaacagcagcaacaagcagctgcacagagtagccaggcatcccaggttagcgcacagagctcccaatctgcacagcaacagcaacagcaacagcagcagcagcaacaacaacaacaagcagCTGCACAGAGTAGCCAGGTATCCCAGGTTAGcgcacagagctcccaatctgcacagcaacagcaacagcagcagcagcaacaacaacaacaagcgGCTGCACAGAGTAGCCAGGCATCGCAG cagcagcagcaacaacaacaacaagcagctgcacagagtagccaggcatcccaggtaagcgcacagagctcccaatctgcgcagcaacaacaacagcagcagcagcaacaacaacagcagcagcagcaacaacaacaacaacaacagcaagcggctgcacagagtagccaggcatcccaggttagcgcacagagctcccaatctgcacagcaacaacaacaacagcagcagcagcaacaacaacaacaacaagcagctgcacagagtagccaggcatcccaggttagcgcacagagctcccaatctgcacagcaacaacaacagcagcagcaacaacaacaacaacaagcgGCTGCACAGAGTAGCCAGGCATCGCAGGTTAGcgcacagagctcccaatctacacagcaacagcaacagcagcagcagcaacaacaacaacaagcggctgcacagagtagccaggcatcccaggttagcgcacagagctcccaatctgcacagcaacaacaacagcagcagcaacaacaacaacaaca cgGCTGCACAGAGTAG
- the LOC143345058 gene encoding uncharacterized protein LOC143345058 yields QQQQQAAAQSSQASQASAQSSQSAQQQQQQQQQQQQQQQQAAAQSSQASQVSAQSSQSAQQQQQQQQQQQQQQQQQQAAAQSSQASQVSAQSSQSAQQQQQQQQQQQQQAAAQSSQASQQQEQQQQSAAQSSRASQQASAQQQQQQQQSAAQSSQASQQAAAQQQQQQQQAAAQSSQASQQQEQQQQSAAQSSRASQQASAQVSAQSSQSAQQQQEQQQQQQQQQAAAQSSQASQVSAQSSQSAQQQQQQQQQQQQQSAAQSSQASQQAAAQVSAQSSQSAQQQQEQQQQQQQQQQQAAAQSSQASQVSAQSSQSAQQQQQQQQQQQQQQQQQAAAQSSQASQVSAQSSQSAQQQQQQQQQQQQQQAAAQSSQASQASAQSSQSAQQQQQQQQEQQQQSAAQSSRASQQASAQVSAQSSQSAQQQQEQQQQQQQQQAAAQSSQASQVSAQSSQSAQQQQQQQQQQQQQQQQQQQQQSAAQSSQASQQAAAQQQQQQQQQQQQQQQQQAAAQSSQASQVSAQSSQSAQQQQQQQQQQQQQAAAQSSQASQASAQSSQSAQQQQQQQQEQQQQSAAQSSRASQQASAQVSAQSSQSAQQQQEQQQQQQQQQAAAQSSQASQVSAQSSQSAQQQQQQQQQQQQQQAAAQSSQASQQQQQQQQAAAQSRQASQQQQQQQQSAAQSSQASQQAAAQQQEQQQQSAAQSSRASQQASAQQQQQQQQSAAQSSRASQQASAQQQQQQQQSAAQSSQASQQAAAQQQQQQQQAAAQSSQASQQQEQQQQSAAQSSRASQQASAQQQQQQQQSAAQSSQASQQSASQSSAQVSKQGQAQASKESSVSAQQQVQSSVGGSQASSQSSKQSQSSQSINSLQGQQQSGGSSSISLRTGVESLHNNKVKLVKGIETQLEFEKMKLEQEERKRLFDEQVKANFEHKMLESDATTVILRICDKRFYAPAGAQQRQSKTVDTPNADPFADSRLNGC; encoded by the exons caacaacaacagcaagcgGCTGCACAGAGTAGCCAGGCTTCGCAGGCAAGcgcacagagctcccaatctgcacagcaacagcaacaacaacagcagcagcagcaacaacaacaacaacaagcagctgcacagagtagccaggcatcccaggttagcgcacagagctcccaatctgcacagcaacagcaacaacaacagcagcagcagcaacaacaacaacaacaacaacaagcagctgcacagagtagccaggcatcccaggttagcgcacagagctcccaatctgcacagcaacaacaacagcagcagcaacaacaacaacagcaggcgGCTGCACAGAGTAGCCAGGCATCGCAG cagcaagaacaacaacaacaatcagCTGCACAGAGTAGCCGGGCGTCTCAACAGGCATCGGCTCAG cagcaacaacaacaacaacaatcagCTGCACAGAGTAGCCAGGCGTCACAACAGGCAGCGGCTCAA caacaacaacaacaacagcaggcgGCTGCACAGAGTAGCCAGGCATCGCAG cagcaagaacaacaacaacaatcagCTGCACAGAGTAGCCGGGCGTCTCAACAGGCATCGGCTCAGGTGAGcgcacagagctcccaatctgcacagcaacaacaggagcagcagcagcagcaacaacaacaacaagcagctgcacagagtagccaggcatcccaggttagcgcacagagctcccaatctgcacagcaacaacaacagcagcagcaacaacaacaacaacaatcagCTGCACAGAGTAGCCAGGCGTCACAACAGGCAGCGGCTCAAGTTAGcgcacagagctcccaatctgcacagcaacaacaagagcagcaacagcagcaacagcaacaacaacaacaagcagctgcacagagtagccaggcatcccaggttagcgcacagagctcccaatctgcacagcaacagcaacaacaacagcagcagcagcaacaacaacaacaacaacaagcagctgcacagagtagccaggcatcccaggttagcgcacagagctcccaatctgcacagcaacaacaacagcagcagcaacaacaacaacaacagcaggcgGCTGCACAGAGTAGCCAGGCATCGCAGGCAAGCGCACAAAGCTCCCAATCtgcacagcaacaacaacagcagcagcaagaacaacaacaacaatcagCTGCACAGAGTAGCCGGGCGTCTCAACAGGCATCGGCTCAGGTGAGcgcacagagctcccaatctgcacagcaacaacaggagcagcagcagcagcaacaacaacaacaagcagctgcacagagtagccaggcatcccaagttagcgcacagagctcccaatctgcacagcaacagcaacagcagcagcagcagcaacaacaacagcaa cagcaacaacaacaacaacaatcagCTGCACAGAGTAGCCAGGCGTCACAACAGGCAGCGGCTCAA caacagcaacaacaacagcagcagcagcaacaacaacaacaacaacaagcagctgcacagagtagccaggcatcccaggttagcgcacagagctcccaatctgcacagcaacaacaacagcagcagcaacaacaacaacagcaggcgGCTGCACAGAGTAGCCAGGCATCGCAGGCAAGcgcacagagctcccaatctgcacagcaacaacaacagcagcagcaagaacaacaacaacaatcagCTGCACAGAGTAGCCGGGCGTCTCAACAGGCATCGGCTCAGGTGAGcgcacagagctcccaatctgcacagcaacaacaggagcagcagcagcagcaacaacaacaacaagcagctgcacagagtagccaggcatcccaagttagcgcacagagctcccaatctgcacagcaacagcaacagcagcagcagcagcaacaacaacagcaagcgGCTGCACAGAGTAGCCAGGCTTCGCAG cagcaacaacaacaacaacaagcagCTGCACAGAGTAGGCAGGCATCCCAG cagcaacaacaacaacaacaatcagCTGCACAGAGTAGCCAGGCGTCACAACAGGCAGCGGCTCAA cagcaagaacaacaacaacaatcagCTGCACAGAGTAGCCGGGCGTCTCAACAGGCATCGGCTCAG cagcagcaacaacaacaacaatcagCTGCACAGAGTAGCCGGGCGTCTCAACAGGCATCGGCTCAG cagcaacaacaacaacaacaatcagCTGCACAGAGTAGCCAGGCGTCACAACAGGCAGCGGCTCAA caacaacaacaacaacagcaggcgGCTGCACAGAGTAGCCAGGCATCGCAG cagcaagaacaacaacaacaatcagCTGCACAGAGTAGCCGGGCGTCTCAACAGGCATCGGCTCAG cagcagcaacaacagcagcaatcAGCTGCACAGAGTAGCCAGGCATCCCAACAGTCAGCTTCTCAGTCGAGCGCTCAAGTATCTAAACAGGGACAAGCACAGGCAAGTAAAGAAAGCTCTGTATCCGCTCAGCAGCAAGTGCAATCATCAGTAGGCGGCAGCCAAGCCTCCTCGCAGTCGTCTAAGCAGAGTCAGTCAAGTCAAAGCATTAATTCTTTACAGGGACAGCAACAGTCTGGAGGTAGCAGCTCCATATCTCTACGAACGGGTGTCGAAAGTCTACATAATAACAAAGTGAAACTTGTTAAGGGCATTGAAACGCAATTGGAATTCGAGAAAATGAAATTGGAACAAGAGGAGCGAAAACGTTTGTTCGATGAACAAGTTAAAGCAAATTTTGAACATAAAATGTTAGAATCTG ACGCGACGACTGTTATATTGCGTATCTGCGACAAACGTTTCTACGCGCCAGCCGGTGCACAACAACGCCAGTCGAAGACCGTAGACACTCCGAACGCGGATCCATTCGCCGATAGTCGACTCAATGGATGCTAA